A stretch of DNA from bacterium:
TCCTTCAAAGGTAAAGGGGAGCGTCACAAAGGCAATCACCATGGCCCCCGTTTCGCGTGCCGCCTTGGCCACCACGGGGCTGGCGCCCGTTCCGGTGCCCCCGCCCAGGGTGGCCACCAGAAAGATCAGGTCCATCCCTCGAAACAGGCCTTGCAGCGTGTCAAAGTCATCGGTGGCCGAGAGGGCTCCCATATTGCTGTCACCGCCCGCCCCCATGTTACGGGTGATCTGCTCGCCAATCTGGAGCCGGGTTGTGGCCTGCGTGGCCTTAAGCGACTGCGCGTCGGTGTTAATGGCGATCAGGGAGGGCCCGTTCTCCCAGTGGGCGGCCATATTGTCCACCGCATTGCAGCCTCCGTCGCCGACCCCCACCACGCCGATACGGCTGGTGACCATGATGTTTTCTGCCCGTCTCATAGGTTGATTGTCTCCGGGACTCAGCGTCCGCCGATCATCTTTGCAATTTTCGACCAGGGCGAGGGCCGTCGCCGCGCCGCCGCCACATTTTTGAAGGCGTAGCGCAGGAGCCCTGCCGCCGTTGAGCATTCGGGTTTTTCAGTGGCGGCCGCCAGGCCGCTGAACCCGATCGGGCGCCCGATCATGCAGGGCATGCGGAAGACGCGGTCGGCCAGTTTGCTCAGGCCTTTCATTTGCGCTCCGCCCCCGGTCAGGACCACCCCCGCGCCGATCTGATGGGCAATGCCCTTGCGCTCGATTTCCCGCAGGATGAGCTGGAAGATTTCGGTCATGCGCAGATGAATCACGGTCTGCAGGCCCGGGAGGCTGATATTCCGGCCCGGATAGCCGCCTTCGGCCGGCAGATCAATGCGCGGTGGCCCACCGGCCTCCTCTGAAATCGCACTGCCTCGCTCCCGCTTCAGGAGTTCGGCCTGCATGCGCGGGATATTAAAGGCGAGGGCGATATCATTGGTGACGTGATCCCCCCCGATGGCGTAAGCGCCGGCGGCCGCAAAGGTTCCTGCAGCATAGGCCGTGAATGTCGTGGTGCCGCCCCCCAGGTCAATGACCAGCACGCCGCCTTCCTTCTGCTCGGGGGTCAGGACGGCCAGTGCGGAGCACAGCCCGCCAAACGCGGTGTCCGCCACGTCCATTTCAAGGTCGTTGCGGAGCATCCGGACGGTATTCCGGATATGACTGCTGTGGGCGTGGAGAATCAGCATATCGAGGGCGAGGGTGCTGCCTTCAAAGTTTTCAGGACGGCCGACGCGCTCCCCGTCCACATAAAAAATCTGCCCGATGGAATGAAGGATCTGGCGATCGGCGGGGAGATTGACGGAGCGGGCCAGCTCGGTGACCTGATCGACATCGTCCTGCGTGACGCCTTCGT
This window harbors:
- the ftsA gene encoding cell division protein FtsA — protein: MGLAPIVALEIGTSKIMALVGELREDNHIVITGMGEHTSAGIRKGEMVDFENARICVKQALGAAEDTAQVAIHQVHLALCGGDIQSLVNRGTLPITSTNEGVTQDDVDQVTELARSVNLPADRQILHSIGQIFYVDGERVGRPENFEGSTLALDMLILHAHSSHIRNTVRMLRNDLEMDVADTAFGGLCSALAVLTPEQKEGGVLVIDLGGGTTTFTAYAAGTFAAAGAYAIGGDHVTNDIALAFNIPRMQAELLKRERGSAISEEAGGPPRIDLPAEGGYPGRNISLPGLQTVIHLRMTEIFQLILREIERKGIAHQIGAGVVLTGGGAQMKGLSKLADRVFRMPCMIGRPIGFSGLAAATEKPECSTAAGLLRYAFKNVAAARRRPSPWSKIAKMIGGR